In Acinetobacter sp. WCHAc010034, a genomic segment contains:
- the efp gene encoding elongation factor P: protein MAYYSTNDFKSGLKVMLDGNPCSIMENEYVKPGKGQAFNRVKLRNLRSGKVLEKTFKSGESLEAADIVEVEMNYLYNDGEMWNFMDPESFEQIAADKTAMGDAVKWLKDDSNELCTIMLFNGVPLNVSAPNFVVLKIVETDPGVRGDTSGGGGKPAKLETGAVVRVPLFVQQEESVRVDTRTGDYLERA, encoded by the coding sequence ATGGCCTATTATTCTACAAATGATTTCAAGTCAGGCCTTAAGGTTATGCTTGACGGCAACCCATGTTCAATCATGGAAAATGAATACGTAAAGCCTGGTAAAGGCCAAGCGTTCAACCGTGTAAAACTGCGCAACTTAAGATCAGGCAAAGTTTTGGAAAAAACTTTTAAATCTGGCGAATCTTTAGAAGCTGCAGACATCGTAGAAGTGGAAATGAACTACTTGTACAACGATGGCGAAATGTGGAACTTCATGGACCCGGAATCTTTCGAGCAAATCGCAGCTGATAAAACAGCAATGGGCGATGCGGTGAAATGGCTGAAAGATGACTCTAACGAGCTTTGCACCATTATGCTGTTCAATGGCGTGCCGCTGAACGTCAGCGCGCCGAACTTCGTGGTGCTGAAAATTGTTGAAACTGACCCGGGCGTGCGCGGCGATACATCTGGCGGCGGCGGCAAGCCGGCTAAACTGGAAACAGGCGCTGTCGTGCGTGTTCCATTGTTTGTGCAGCAGGAAGAAAGCGTTCGCGTAGACACCCGTACCGGTGATTATTTAGAACGTGCATAA
- the epmB gene encoding EF-P beta-lysylation protein EpmB, with translation MINYLYQEQNWQSQLSDLITDPLELLETLKLSPDQLLSGAILASEQFKLRVPRAFAAKMRAGDPLDPLLLQILPHHLELEDHPGFVTDPLGEEQANQQPGVLHKYKSRFLLTLTGACAVHCRYCFRRHFPYQENLPKTEDWPSIQQYIQSQPEINEVILSGGDPLTLSNRKLQLWIERLESLPQIKFLRIHSRVPIVIPNRVDEALVSILKNSRLRIILVVHSNHASELDDFTCSKLSELVREQITVLNQAVLLKGVNDAADVLVNLSYRLFDAGVMPYYLHVLDKVKGAHHFDRSPEDISQIYAEVLASLPGYLVPKLVREIAGEKNKTPLFGVSTF, from the coding sequence ATGATAAACTATTTGTATCAAGAGCAAAACTGGCAATCACAGCTCAGCGACTTAATTACTGACCCTTTGGAACTGCTGGAGACGCTCAAGCTGTCGCCTGATCAATTATTATCAGGCGCAATCCTGGCCTCAGAACAGTTTAAGCTGCGTGTTCCGCGCGCTTTCGCAGCCAAAATGCGCGCGGGCGATCCGCTCGACCCGCTCCTGCTGCAGATTCTGCCGCATCATTTAGAGCTGGAAGACCATCCGGGCTTTGTAACCGACCCTTTAGGCGAAGAGCAGGCCAATCAGCAGCCGGGCGTGCTGCATAAATACAAGTCGCGCTTCCTGCTGACCTTGACCGGCGCCTGCGCAGTACACTGCCGCTACTGTTTCCGCCGCCATTTTCCCTATCAGGAAAATCTGCCGAAAACCGAAGACTGGCCCAGCATTCAGCAGTATATTCAAAGCCAGCCTGAAATTAATGAAGTGATTTTAAGCGGCGGCGACCCGCTGACCCTGTCCAACCGCAAATTGCAGCTTTGGATTGAACGGCTGGAGTCCCTGCCGCAAATTAAATTTCTGAGAATTCATTCACGGGTTCCCATCGTAATCCCCAACCGTGTCGATGAAGCGCTGGTTTCCATATTAAAAAACAGTAGGCTGCGCATTATTCTGGTGGTACACTCAAATCACGCATCTGAGTTGGATGATTTTACCTGCAGCAAGCTTTCTGAGTTAGTCCGGGAACAAATCACTGTACTGAATCAGGCGGTATTATTGAAAGGGGTAAATGATGCTGCCGATGTGTTAGTCAATTTAAGCTACCGCTTATTTGACGCCGGCGTTATGCCGTATTATTTGCATGTTCTTGATAAAGTAAAAGGCGCGCATCATTTTGATCGCTCGCCAGAAGATATCAGCCAAATTTATGCTGAGGTTCTAGCCAGCCTTCCAGGCTATCTGGTGCCGAAGCTGGTGCGGGAAATTGCGGGCGAAAAAAACAAAACACCGCTTTTTGGAGTTTCAACTTTTTGA
- a CDS encoding GTPase produces the protein MSKHTSDIFQNPTELKLDKLSFCPTNAKGLQEWLSGVSILQLGTSSKSLFNALLEVSELKCQEMLRFDLIQILHPTLDNILASLEKHFANQSLITTDRNDQIIELAMLLRSHFAKIYIDIARRSHQQLSQQKFSIFSFGHKKSLQTARMASNYYALQQLSMLLYQQQMLYSTPIPGQWLAAHQLIECAVQHNFYQSNLNQLLGTQHPLSTIAQAYSQLILLDIFNTNQIRPAEIQGLFLCSFDWAKLVQILPKETTLSRYIVDAEKDHPPVFNTRQPDHFHASIFISTQDLLEHLTETQTKNAQYLSKNEKLFLTPALHFHIHNLLTNNTERRHERYEYSAQINICFSLAAAHFYLSKGKTLQETLDLEANYSLHNESSFINSMESNMQASLSNAKALDREAKQIHSAEVLDISVNGYRIKWTGETPAQLKTGEFILVQENAQSQWRGGVIRWIKQSAEKSLELGLEILTQDMFPCAAHVRTDRNTHNYQPALLVQTSQLDQIATTLILPGSNLFREKQTIHLRLGKEELKVYLTKAQLITQSFIRFEYELLNDQQESTVKDFIHKQINEIKNHDLWEALK, from the coding sequence ATGAGCAAACATACTTCAGATATTTTTCAGAATCCGACAGAGCTTAAGCTGGATAAGCTGAGCTTCTGTCCGACCAATGCAAAAGGGCTGCAAGAATGGCTGAGCGGCGTATCCATTCTGCAGCTCGGCACTTCGTCTAAATCTTTATTCAACGCGCTGCTGGAAGTTTCCGAGCTGAAATGCCAGGAAATGCTCCGCTTTGACCTTATTCAAATTCTTCATCCGACACTCGACAATATTCTGGCCAGCCTGGAAAAGCATTTCGCCAACCAAAGCTTAATCACCACCGACCGCAATGACCAGATTATTGAACTGGCGATGCTCCTGCGCAGCCATTTCGCTAAAATTTACATCGATATTGCCCGGCGCAGCCACCAGCAGCTGAGCCAGCAGAAATTTTCTATTTTTTCTTTCGGCCATAAAAAAAGCCTGCAGACCGCCCGCATGGCGTCGAATTACTATGCCCTGCAGCAGCTGTCCATGCTGCTGTACCAGCAGCAGATGCTGTACAGCACGCCCATTCCTGGCCAATGGCTGGCTGCCCATCAGCTGATTGAATGCGCGGTGCAGCATAACTTCTATCAAAGCAACCTGAATCAGCTTCTGGGCACGCAGCATCCGCTGTCCACCATTGCGCAAGCTTATTCACAGCTGATTCTGCTGGATATTTTCAATACCAATCAAATCCGCCCTGCGGAAATTCAGGGCCTGTTCCTCTGCAGCTTTGACTGGGCGAAACTGGTGCAAATCCTGCCGAAAGAAACCACGCTTTCGCGCTATATTGTCGATGCTGAAAAAGACCATCCGCCGGTTTTCAATACCCGTCAGCCGGATCATTTCCATGCCAGCATTTTCATTTCCACGCAGGACCTGCTGGAGCATCTGACCGAAACGCAGACCAAGAACGCGCAATACCTGTCAAAAAATGAAAAGCTGTTCCTGACGCCGGCCCTGCATTTCCATATTCACAATTTGCTGACCAACAATACCGAGCGCAGGCATGAGCGCTATGAGTACTCTGCGCAGATCAATATCTGCTTCAGCCTGGCCGCAGCGCATTTCTACCTATCCAAAGGCAAAACTTTGCAGGAAACGCTGGATTTGGAAGCCAACTACAGCCTGCATAATGAATCCAGCTTTATCAATTCAATGGAATCGAACATGCAGGCCTCCCTGTCCAATGCAAAAGCGCTGGACCGCGAAGCGAAGCAGATTCATTCCGCTGAAGTGCTGGATATCAGCGTCAATGGCTATCGCATTAAATGGACAGGCGAAACACCGGCCCAGCTGAAGACCGGCGAATTTATTCTGGTGCAGGAAAATGCGCAAAGCCAGTGGCGCGGCGGCGTCATCCGCTGGATCAAGCAGTCTGCCGAAAAAAGCCTGGAGCTTGGCCTGGAAATTTTAACGCAGGATATGTTCCCCTGCGCAGCCCATGTCCGCACCGACCGCAATACGCATAATTATCAGCCGGCTTTGCTGGTGCAAACCTCCCAGCTGGATCAGATTGCCACAACGCTCATCCTGCCCGGCTCCAACCTGTTCAGGGAAAAGCAGACCATCCATCTGCGCCTAGGCAAAGAAGAGCTGAAAGTTTACCTGACCAAAGCGCAGCTGATCACGCAAAGCTTCATCCGCTTTGAATACGAATTATTGAATGATCAGCAGGAAAGCACAGTAAAAGATTTTATTCACAAGCAAATAAATGAAATCAAAAATCACGATTTATGGGAAGCACTGAAGTGA
- a CDS encoding EAL domain-containing protein: MGSTEVRNPLLSKKLKRTETRLLIIDDNQIRFNQIRDLLTDSEHQVQATLLDDLQNFEKQLNLPWDLVIFGRAYDLKYDQALSLIRLSKQPNLPLLLLKPDDYELEQYANYVRKGIYDIVNMDAPDRFYIDLVRALSFSRLVQTQQHLMDELETAQIQAQSFVEDSHKAVAVIQEGIHIEANPEYLKLFGFKSSDDIIGLPLLDLLQPKDLNDFKLRFKKITQGQLDLGRFELNSQNPQITVKNPLKIEFIPSAADDALQIAIDIGGGASAAEKSAKPNIYQRLNRTITQQPSDINALVVFSLSSCADAVFQADWDTFKAYFHAVKEFLTEQTNAPLFKLESGVYVGLFQAESKAKLESKLIGLNALTKPQLLTVHQDSYPLNLRIGCTVLDGDIRDEAHFDQFIAQAFATALPQNQPAPELDLSIPELQFSIQEPEAPAAEAPAIQFSKPEAAAPAPAANLNEPAVIKALRSSLERGEIHLKYQQLYDKEDLNLYTYEVTSGFIFENKWKDIAQLRELAADQELSIKLDRWILVESCKQLHNFITQYPDAKLIINLNKEVLLHDRTFPDFIAKLITIIRSKLTHPLTLQFSEEDINQHINDAQKAIAALRKNGAEVALRGFGNSMFSESLLRQVDISCLTLHKSLTGMLGSDKSCQELQEKLSAYHEIKPVQIMLRELNDMTLFANAWNVDARFIQGDYFQKKLDHLIDVQDQ; this comes from the coding sequence ATGGGAAGCACTGAAGTGAGAAATCCGTTATTGTCTAAAAAGTTAAAACGTACCGAAACACGTTTGCTCATTATCGATGATAATCAAATACGTTTTAACCAGATCCGTGATCTTTTGACTGACAGCGAGCATCAAGTCCAAGCCACCCTGCTTGATGATCTGCAGAATTTTGAAAAACAGCTGAACCTGCCTTGGGATCTGGTGATTTTCGGGCGCGCTTACGACCTGAAATATGATCAGGCGCTGAGCCTGATCCGCCTTTCCAAGCAGCCCAATTTGCCGCTGCTGCTGCTGAAGCCGGATGACTATGAATTGGAGCAGTATGCCAATTATGTGCGCAAGGGCATTTACGACATCGTCAATATGGATGCGCCTGACCGCTTTTACATTGATCTGGTGCGCGCGCTTTCATTCAGCCGCCTGGTTCAGACTCAGCAGCATTTAATGGATGAGCTGGAAACCGCGCAAATTCAGGCGCAGTCATTTGTTGAAGACAGCCACAAGGCGGTTGCCGTCATTCAGGAAGGCATTCATATTGAAGCCAATCCAGAATACCTGAAACTCTTCGGCTTTAAATCCAGCGATGACATCATCGGCCTGCCGTTGCTGGACCTGCTGCAGCCCAAGGACCTGAATGACTTCAAGCTCCGCTTTAAGAAAATCACTCAGGGCCAGCTTGACTTGGGCCGCTTTGAGCTGAATTCCCAGAATCCTCAGATTACGGTTAAGAATCCGCTGAAGATTGAGTTCATTCCCTCAGCCGCAGACGACGCCCTGCAGATCGCCATTGATATCGGCGGCGGCGCATCTGCAGCGGAAAAGTCAGCAAAGCCGAATATTTACCAGCGCCTGAACCGCACAATCACGCAGCAGCCGTCTGACATTAACGCATTGGTAGTTTTCTCGCTTTCATCCTGCGCAGACGCAGTTTTTCAGGCGGATTGGGACACATTCAAAGCCTATTTCCATGCCGTTAAAGAATTCCTGACCGAGCAGACTAACGCGCCTCTGTTCAAGCTGGAAAGCGGCGTGTATGTCGGCTTATTCCAGGCCGAATCCAAAGCCAAGCTGGAATCCAAGCTGATTGGCTTAAACGCCTTGACCAAGCCGCAGCTGCTGACAGTGCATCAGGACAGCTACCCGCTGAACCTGCGCATCGGCTGCACCGTATTAGACGGCGATATCCGCGATGAAGCGCATTTTGACCAGTTTATTGCGCAAGCTTTCGCAACCGCATTGCCGCAGAATCAGCCCGCGCCTGAACTGGATCTTTCCATTCCAGAACTGCAGTTCTCCATTCAGGAGCCTGAAGCGCCGGCCGCAGAGGCTCCGGCAATTCAGTTCAGCAAGCCTGAGGCTGCAGCCCCTGCGCCGGCCGCCAACCTGAATGAGCCGGCGGTCATTAAAGCCCTGCGCAGCAGCCTGGAGCGCGGCGAGATTCATTTAAAATACCAGCAGCTGTATGACAAGGAAGACTTAAACCTTTATACCTATGAAGTGACCAGCGGCTTTATTTTTGAAAATAAATGGAAAGACATCGCGCAATTGCGTGAATTGGCGGCAGATCAGGAACTTTCAATCAAGCTTGACCGCTGGATTTTAGTGGAATCATGCAAGCAGCTGCACAACTTCATTACCCAATATCCGGACGCGAAGCTGATTATCAACTTAAACAAGGAAGTGCTGCTGCATGACCGCACCTTCCCTGATTTTATCGCAAAATTAATTACCATTATCCGCAGCAAGCTGACACACCCGCTGACGCTGCAGTTTTCTGAAGAAGACATCAATCAGCATATTAATGATGCGCAGAAGGCGATTGCGGCGCTGCGCAAAAATGGCGCGGAAGTGGCTTTGCGCGGCTTCGGCAATTCCATGTTCAGCGAGTCACTGCTGCGCCAAGTTGACATCAGCTGCCTGACCCTGCATAAGAGTTTGACCGGAATGCTGGGTTCCGATAAAAGCTGTCAGGAACTGCAGGAAAAGCTCAGCGCCTATCATGAGATTAAGCCGGTGCAGATCATGCTGCGCGAGCTGAATGACATGACCCTGTTCGCCAATGCATGGAATGTCGATGCGCGCTTCATTCAGGGCGATTACTTCCAGAAGAAGCTCGATCATCTGATCGATGTGCAGGACCAGTAA
- the rpmE gene encoding 50S ribosomal protein L31, whose translation MRADIHPKYEKLVATCSCGNVIETRSSVGKETLYLDVCSACHPFYTGKQKSVDTGGRIDKFKQRFAGMSRSIKR comes from the coding sequence ATGCGCGCCGATATTCACCCAAAATACGAAAAATTAGTTGCTACTTGCTCTTGCGGCAACGTAATCGAAACCCGTTCATCTGTTGGTAAAGAAACACTTTACCTTGACGTATGCTCAGCTTGTCACCCATTCTACACTGGCAAGCAAAAAAGCGTTGACACTGGCGGCCGTATCGACAAGTTCAAGCAGCGTTTTGCTGGTATGTCACGTTCTATCAAACGTTAA
- a CDS encoding bile acid:sodium symporter family protein encodes MLKMLALDRFTILLFVMVILATFLPVSGKPAEIFSVITTAAIAILFFLHGAKLSREAVMQGLMHWKLHALVFAFTFALFPILGLMAKPVLVPLLGQELYWGFLFMCFLPSTVQSSIAFTSVAQGNVAGAICSASFSNIIGMFITPVLVSFFILGQSDHGFDPTSSIIQITLLLLIPFILGQLLRPYVFPYMQKMPGIVKAFDQGSILMVVYGAFSSAVIAGLWHQVSASTLLLLIAACSVLLTTTMLLALYIPRWMGFSRDDQKAIFFCGSKKTLASGVPMAQILFIGQPLGMIVLPIMIFHQIQLMVCGVIANYWGRQAAGKD; translated from the coding sequence ATGCTGAAAATGCTGGCGCTGGACCGCTTTACAATACTTTTATTTGTGATGGTTATTTTGGCGACTTTTCTGCCGGTTTCTGGAAAGCCTGCTGAAATTTTCAGCGTGATTACCACCGCGGCGATCGCCATTCTGTTCTTTCTGCATGGCGCTAAGCTTTCCCGCGAAGCGGTGATGCAGGGCCTGATGCACTGGAAGCTGCATGCCTTGGTTTTTGCCTTTACCTTTGCCTTATTTCCGATTTTAGGCCTTATGGCGAAGCCGGTGCTTGTGCCTCTGCTGGGGCAGGAGTTGTACTGGGGCTTTTTGTTCATGTGCTTTCTGCCGTCTACGGTGCAGTCTTCCATCGCCTTTACTTCGGTTGCGCAGGGCAATGTGGCGGGGGCTATCTGCAGCGCGTCATTCTCGAATATTATCGGCATGTTTATTACGCCGGTTCTGGTCAGCTTTTTTATTTTAGGCCAGTCCGATCACGGCTTTGATCCAACCTCATCGATTATTCAAATTACCCTGCTGCTGCTGATTCCGTTTATTTTAGGGCAGCTGCTCCGGCCTTATGTTTTTCCGTATATGCAGAAAATGCCGGGCATTGTCAAAGCTTTTGATCAGGGTTCCATCCTGATGGTGGTGTATGGCGCATTCAGCAGCGCGGTGATTGCCGGCCTGTGGCATCAGGTTAGCGCATCCACCCTGCTGCTGCTGATTGCAGCCTGCTCCGTGCTGCTGACCACAACCATGCTGCTGGCGCTGTATATTCCGCGCTGGATGGGTTTCAGCCGCGACGACCAGAAAGCGATTTTCTTCTGCGGCTCCAAGAAAACCCTGGCCAGCGGCGTGCCGATGGCGCAGATTTTATTCATTGGCCAGCCTCTGGGCATGATTGTTCTGCCGATTATGATTTTCCACCAGATCCAGCTGATGGTCTGCGGTGTAATCGCCAATTACTGGGGCAGGCAGGCGGCGGGAAAGGACTAA
- the gloA gene encoding lactoylglutathione lyase, with protein MRMLHTMLRVGNLERSLQFYTEVLGMTLLRKRDYEEGRFTLAFVGYGDEQNNTVLELTHNWDTASYDLGNAYGHIAIAVDDAYQACEDIKARGGNVVREAGPMKGGTTVIAFVEDPDGYKIELIQQDENARNN; from the coding sequence ATGCGGATGCTGCATACCATGCTGCGAGTAGGCAATTTAGAACGCTCTTTGCAGTTCTATACTGAAGTGCTGGGTATGACTTTGTTGCGTAAGCGCGACTATGAAGAAGGCCGCTTTACTTTGGCTTTTGTCGGCTATGGCGATGAACAGAACAATACCGTGCTGGAACTGACCCATAACTGGGACACCGCCAGTTATGATCTGGGCAATGCCTATGGCCATATCGCCATTGCAGTTGATGATGCCTATCAAGCCTGTGAAGACATCAAAGCGCGCGGCGGCAATGTGGTGCGCGAAGCTGGCCCGATGAAAGGCGGAACAACAGTAATCGCTTTTGTTGAAGATCCGGACGGCTACAAAATTGAGCTGATTCAGCAGGATGAAAACGCGCGCAATAACTGA
- a CDS encoding AmpG family muropeptide MFS transporter: protein MTTQSSGWKSAFTAFLDRRALIMLFLGFSAGIPILLIFSSLSLWLGEAGIDKSAVTFFSWAALGYSFKFVWAPLIDELPVPVLTKLLGRRRAWLLIAQCLIICAICIMAFSDPSLGQSYLYQMAAGAVLLGFSAATQDIVIDAYRIELAETEMQTVLASTYNAGYRIGMIVAGAGALFLAAYLGTAKGNYIYEAWKTTYLAMAGVMLVGICTTLLIREPQVDRAHKDYKRVDYYRLVAVFFAAVISFVLSYIYSGAAVEALKAQLNIKDSFLLFCFEAARFIGSGAAAAAVGACLVKMGAVNRQMAYETWVNPIADFFKRYGIKLALVLLLLIGFYRISDIIAGVISNVFYQDLNFSKEQIAEAVKVYGVIFSLVGGFLGGLLAQRMNIMKLMFVGAVLASSTNLIFIGLVKSGQPLGDVTVAAGGQRYVAQPDETGAWTVQVPVEVLKAAQAITATAGYQQGGAQAAAELPYLNQGAESAQMLLLPVTSDNVVSAHEAANSIVVRGQYAQALQGGQKIQILLDGKPFEAKLDKEGIFSAAIPAEALAASASKKITAQMLAGSQVQMSRERSYQVSTVAARENALDIELQPINLAKAVDGAVEVKGKVIKPYSPLWLYFAIIVDNLASGLAGAAFIAFLSSLTSVSFTAVQYAIFSSLMTLTPKILGGYSGTIVSSIGYPKFFLMTTLIGIPILILVVWVAKLLREHEAQQG, encoded by the coding sequence ATGACAACTCAATCTTCCGGGTGGAAATCGGCATTTACCGCGTTTTTAGACCGGCGCGCGTTAATTATGCTGTTCTTGGGGTTTTCAGCCGGCATTCCCATCCTGCTGATTTTTTCCAGCTTGTCGCTGTGGCTGGGTGAAGCCGGCATTGATAAAAGCGCCGTGACGTTTTTCAGCTGGGCCGCGCTGGGCTATTCGTTCAAGTTTGTCTGGGCGCCGCTAATTGATGAGCTGCCTGTGCCTGTGCTGACTAAACTGCTGGGCCGGCGCAGGGCATGGCTGCTGATTGCGCAGTGCCTGATTATCTGCGCCATCTGCATCATGGCGTTTTCAGACCCGTCCCTTGGTCAAAGCTATTTGTATCAGATGGCGGCCGGCGCGGTGCTGCTGGGTTTTTCCGCGGCGACGCAGGACATTGTGATAGATGCCTACCGGATTGAGCTGGCGGAAACCGAAATGCAGACGGTTCTGGCTTCCACCTACAATGCCGGCTACCGCATCGGCATGATTGTGGCGGGCGCCGGCGCGCTGTTTTTGGCGGCCTATTTAGGCACAGCCAAAGGCAACTATATTTATGAAGCATGGAAAACTACCTATTTAGCTATGGCCGGCGTCATGCTGGTGGGCATATGCACCACACTGCTGATCCGTGAACCTCAGGTTGACCGCGCGCACAAGGACTATAAGCGCGTTGACTATTACCGGCTGGTCGCGGTGTTCTTTGCTGCCGTGATCAGTTTTGTGCTCAGCTATATCTATTCAGGCGCTGCAGTGGAAGCGCTGAAGGCGCAGCTGAATATCAAGGACTCCTTCCTGCTGTTCTGTTTTGAAGCGGCGCGCTTTATCGGTTCCGGCGCTGCGGCGGCCGCTGTTGGCGCATGCTTGGTGAAAATGGGCGCGGTAAATCGGCAGATGGCTTATGAAACCTGGGTCAACCCGATTGCGGATTTCTTTAAGCGCTACGGCATAAAGCTGGCTCTGGTGCTGCTGTTGCTGATCGGCTTCTACCGCATTTCAGATATTATCGCCGGGGTGATTTCCAATGTTTTCTATCAGGACTTGAATTTCAGTAAGGAGCAGATTGCGGAAGCGGTCAAAGTCTACGGGGTGATTTTCAGCCTGGTGGGCGGCTTCCTCGGCGGCCTGCTGGCGCAGCGCATGAACATTATGAAGCTGATGTTTGTCGGCGCAGTTTTGGCCAGCTCAACCAATTTAATTTTCATCGGCTTGGTGAAGTCCGGCCAGCCTTTAGGCGATGTCACCGTAGCGGCCGGCGGGCAGCGGTACGTGGCGCAGCCGGATGAAACAGGCGCGTGGACAGTTCAGGTGCCTGTTGAGGTTTTAAAAGCGGCTCAGGCTATTACTGCAACAGCAGGCTATCAGCAGGGCGGTGCTCAGGCTGCTGCTGAACTGCCTTATTTGAATCAAGGGGCTGAATCTGCCCAGATGCTGCTGTTGCCTGTAACTTCAGACAATGTGGTCAGCGCGCATGAAGCCGCCAACAGCATTGTGGTGCGCGGCCAGTATGCGCAGGCGCTGCAAGGCGGTCAAAAAATTCAGATCCTGCTGGATGGAAAGCCTTTTGAAGCCAAGCTGGACAAAGAGGGGATTTTCTCCGCAGCGATTCCGGCTGAAGCATTAGCTGCTTCGGCATCGAAGAAAATCACTGCGCAGATGCTTGCCGGCAGTCAGGTGCAAATGAGCCGCGAGCGCAGCTATCAGGTTAGTACCGTTGCGGCTCGGGAAAATGCGCTGGATATTGAGCTGCAGCCGATCAATCTGGCCAAGGCTGTCGATGGCGCTGTTGAGGTTAAAGGCAAGGTGATTAAGCCTTACAGTCCGCTGTGGCTGTATTTTGCGATTATTGTTGATAACTTGGCATCCGGCTTAGCGGGCGCGGCGTTTATCGCTTTCCTGTCCAGCTTAACCAGCGTGTCATTTACTGCGGTGCAGTATGCGATTTTTAGCTCGCTCATGACCTTAACGCCGAAGATTTTAGGCGGCTATTCAGGAACCATTGTGAGCAGCATCGGCTATCCGAAATTTTTCCTGATGACCACCTTAATCGGCATTCCAATCCTGATTTTAGTGGTTTGGGTAGCGAAGCTGCTGCGGGAGCATGAAGCTCAGCAAGGCTGA